A window of the Linepithema humile isolate Giens D197 chromosome 4, Lhum_UNIL_v1.0, whole genome shotgun sequence genome harbors these coding sequences:
- the Cdc37 gene encoding hsp90 co-chaperone Cdc37 produces the protein MVDYSKWKSIEISDDEDDTHPNIDTPSLFRWRHQARIERMEERKKEHDEHERKKAETLQKLKDAKEKLAKLESGQKDSADLTTLKKVLQDLEEEEKKIREREDEIEKKERLTPWNVDTIGQDGFTKTVINTKPPRKEDEVSLSDEEKEKRMKQFVKENEKKLKQFGILRKYDDSKKFLQENPHLVCENTANYLVIWCINLEMEEKHDLMEHVAHQCICMQYILELSKQLDVDPRACVGSFFSRIQIPEVKEYKNSFDDELRAFKERIRKRAAEKVADAVREAEEEERKARLGPGGLDPVEVFESLPEPLQKCFETQDIPLLQQTINAMPEEEAAYHMKRCVDSGLWVPDARSKEKEKEKEKEKDKEKEEEEEKEEEEQQNSAKETPDPE, from the exons ATGGTGGACTACAGCAAATGGAAGAGTATTGAA ATTTCAGATGACGAAGATGACACACATCCAAACATCGACACACCATCCTTATTCAGATGGCGTCATCAGGCACGAATTGAAAGAATGGAAGAACGCAAGAAAGAGCATGACGAacacgaaagaaaaaaagcaga AACATTGCAGAAACTGAAAGACGCAAAAGAAAAACTGGCCAAACTTGAAAGCGGACAGAAAGACTCAGCTGACTTAACTACATTGAAAAAAGTTCTTCAGGATCTcgaagaggaagagaagaagattagagagagagaggatgaaatagaaaagaagGAAAGATTGACACCATGGAATGTAGATACCATTGGTCAAGATGGTTTCACAAAAACTGTGATAAATACAAAGCCTCCTAGAAAGGAAGATGAAGTTAGTTTATCAGATGAGGAGAAAGAAAAGCGAATGAAGCAGTTTGTTAAGgagaatgaaaagaaattgaaacaGTTTGGCATATTGAGGAAATATGATGATAGTAAGAAGTTTTTACAGGAGAATCCACATTTAGTTTGCGAGAATACAGCAAATTATTTAGTCATCTGGTGTATCAACTTGGAAATGGAGGAA aaacaCGATTTGATGGAACATGTTGCTCATCAATGCATATGTATGCAGTATATATTGGAACTATCTAAGCAATTGGATGTTGACCCGCGTGCATGCGTCGGCTCCTTCTTTAGTCGCATTCAGATTCCGGAAGTAAAGGAGTACAAAAATTCCTTCGATGATGAACTCAGAGCATTTAAGGAGAGAATACGCAAAAGAGCAGCAGAGAAAGTAGCTGACGCAGTTAGAGaggcggaggaggaggaaaggaAGGCTCGTCTGGGCCCTGGTGGATTAGATCCAGTCGAAGTGTTTGAAAGCCTTCCAGAG cctttacaaaaatgttttgaaacaCAAGATATACCTTTGTTGCAACAAACGATAAACGCGATGCCAGAAGAAGAGGCGGCGTATCACATGAAACGATGCGTTGACAGCGGTTTGTGGGTTCCTGATGCAAGGAGCAAGGAGAAGGAAAAGGAGAAGGAAAAGGAGAAGGAcaaggagaaggaggaggaggaggagaaggaggaggaggaacaGCAGAACAGTGCGAAAGAAACACCAGATCCGGAATaa
- the defl gene encoding integrator complex subunit 7, with protein MIGMRMNAFNDTGLGEPEQDANTALIELDKGLRSAKTGEQCEAIVRFPRLFEKYPFPILINSSLLKLAEVFRTGSNFLRVWVLRVCQQSEKHLDKILNVDEFVRRIYSVIHSNDPVARALTLRTLGSVAGIIPERQQVHHSIRRSLDSHDSVEVEAAIYAAQMFAAQSKLFAVSMCSKISDMIRGQATPASMKLQLIPILQYMHHDTFTASMVNKLCMELLASYPAAEFVRVTLSALSTLASATLINVPEQVALLLRYLQDDPRLSVKRHALHLLHSLARRGAHLWPQGALNNLIESTTTLLQDGAGNTDLLIRTLDVIEVLSQSAVTCDANMEENSPLLQLCLNACYSPDPFVAVKAITILSRVACYCYEEGLPAYGIQDVISCLESLIVLLALDEKHLYQLKACLRSTVKLCQSQPNHCTVFVDAIGSTLINASVENGQSEKQTVALCEALGAIGSLGENTLLSLLPDILVKLKQTSHVHTKVMLCTLLFQMMAGGYEWNSECLEAVDNVVKNIDGWAKYRIARSAARYGHHTIATEIFKGLKETVASEQLHFWLSGLELVTKAECCLMSKTENGGEANKVAIVEKLNRAIARYASACASLKAASTPLRSLQFPSEYSKLRCEFLQSIVQLLHACISLCTAPPPAIAVTVVIATKDDLQRYGRVTHQLRKSAQDLKNCAENYQKLYQSAFDADPGSLANIRALQEMCRLIANSVERVCGGPGVSMYQQQNDPVNFHFGDSVEMRQLARCCCELRFLAPPWAGSDGKSGAISHMRVSCLISQVTLLAGGTMRLPIPRYFFQTLQTTSIKLSVSPQPRVLGEPVSVPQGSQLALKVEGVLRHGRWASLFRSVAAVCISISTTPPSKINSDQKDSNMNELQQTVTPHRDFFACEFLLSLGIPGSTIAPCAAGTNTAGNTASGGQYQITASASILDKDGNVWKCGPRSTLPVRVHEEPGKRKLP; from the exons atgattgGAATGAGAATGAATGCGTTTAACGATACTGGTCTCGGTGAACCTGAACAAGATGCAAATACGGCCCTTATAGAGCTCGATAAAG gTTTACGTTCTGCCAAAACTGGAGAACAATGTGAAGCTATAGTACGCTTTCCTAGGCTATTCGAGAAATATCCTTTCCCGATATTAATAAACTCGTCTCTGCTGAAATTGGCTGAAGTATTTCGCACAGGGAGTAACTTTTTACGAGTGTGGGTTTTAAGAGTGTGTCAGCAGAGTGAAAAACATCTGGACAAAATTCTCAATGTGGATGAGTTTGTAAGACGTATCTACAGTGTTATACATTCAAATGATCCAGTTGCCAGAGCTCTTACTCTACGTACATTAGGCAGTGTAGCTGGCATTATTCCTGAAAGGCaacaa GTACATCATAGCATAAGGAGGTCTTTGGATTCTCATGATTCGGTTGAAGTAGAAGCTGCAATATACGCTGCCCAAATGTTTGCAGCACAATCTAAGTTATTTGCGGTATCTATGTGCAGTAAGATTTCTGATATGATCAGGGGTCAAGCTACACCTGCTTCAATGAAATTGCAACTTATACCTATCTTGCAATATATGCATCATGATACTTTTACAGCATCAATg gtgaataaattatgtatggAGCTCCTTGCAAGTTATCCAGCAGCGGAATTTGTCAGAGTCACTCTTAGTGCACTAAGTACGCTGGCTTCTGCGACGCTAATAAATGTTCCGGAACAAGTTGCATTACTATTACGTTATTTGCAAGATGATCCAAGACTGTCTGTCAAACGTCACGCTTTACATTTATTGCATAGTTTAGCGAGAAGAGGAGCTCATCTCTGGCCGCAGGGTGCccttaataatttaattg aGAGTACCACGACACTTTTGCAAGATGGTGCGGGAAATACGGATCTTCTTATTCGCACTTTAGATGTAATTGAG GTGCTCAGTCAAAGTGCTGTGACGTGCGACGCAAATATGGAAGAAAACAGTCctttattgcaattatgtcTGAATGCATGCTATTCACCTGATCCATTTGTCGCAGTAAAAGCAATTACTATACTGTCTAGAGTTGCCTGTTATTG TTACGAAGAAGGATTGCCCGCTTATGGTATACAAGATGTGATCTCTTGTCTGGAATCTCTTATTGTACTGCTGGCTTTGGACGAGAAGCATTTGTATCAGTTGAAGGCTTGCTTACGTTCGACGGTAAAACTGTGCCAGTCGCAGCCTAATCATTGCACTGTGTTCGTCGATGCTATCGGTTCCACTCTTATTAACGCTAGTGTGGAAAATGGTCAAAGCGAGAAGCAAACGGTTGCCCTGTGCGAAGCTTTAGGCGCTATTGGTAGCTTAGGAGAAAATACACTGCTCTCGCTTCTACCAGATATTCTGGTGAAGCTTAAACAGACCTCGCATGTGCATACAAAG GTAATGCTTTGCACATTGCTATTCCAAATGATGGCTGGAGGATATGAATGGAATTCGGAATGCTTGGAGGCTGTAGATAACGTCGTAAAAAACATAGATGGCTGGGCGAAATATCGCATTGCCCGTAGCGCCGCAAGATACGGTCATCATACAATTGctactgaaatatttaaaggtCTAAAAGAAACTGTAGCTTCGGAACAGTTGCACTTTTGGCTTTCCGGCTTAGAGTTGGTTACAAAGGCGGAATGTTGtcttat GAGCAAAACAGAAAATGGAGGGGAAGCGAACAAGGTGGCGATTGTGGAGAAATTGAACAGAGCTATAGCGCGTTATGCGAGTGCTTGCGCGTCTCTTAAAGCTGCTAGCACTCCGCTGCGTAGTTTGCAGTTTCCAAGTGAATATTCCAAGTTACGATGTGAATTCTTACAATCCATAGTGCAGCTGTTGCACGCATGCAT atctttATGCACTGCGCCACCACCAGCTATAGCGGTCACAGTCGTCATTGCAACGAAAGATGATCTCCAGAGATATGGGCGCGTTACGCACCAG TTAAGAAAATCAGCGcaggatttgaaaaattgtgcaGAAAATTATCAGAAGCTGTACCAGTCAGCTTTCGATGCTGATCCGGGATCGTTGGCGAATATCCGGGC ATTACAAGAAATGTGTCGATTAATCGCGAACAGCGTGGAAAGAGTTTGCGGCGGACCCGGCGTCTCGATGTATCAGCAACAGAATGATCctgtaaattttcatttcggCGATTCGGTGGAGATGCGACAGTTGGCTCGCTGTTGCTGTGAATTGCGTTTCTTAGCACCACCATGGGCGGGCAGCGACGGTAAGTCAGGAGCCATTAGTCACATGCGAGTCAGTTGTTTGATATCGCAAGTGACGCTGCTTGCCGGTGGAACGATGAGATTGCCGATCCCGCGGTACTTCTTCCAAACTCTGCAGACCACCAGTATTAAACTATCGGTTTCACCTCAACCGCGTGTCCTTGGCGAGCCCGTGTCTGTGCCACAAGGTAGCCAGTTGGCGCTTAAAGTTGAAGGAGTATTGCGGCACGGCCGGTGGGCGTCCCTTTTCCGCTCCGTCGCTGCCGTGTGCATTTCTATTTCGACAACGCCGCCctcgaaaataaattctgatCAAAAG GATTCCAATATGAATGAATTGCAACAAACGGTAACGCCACATCGTGATTTCTTTGCCtgtgaatttttattgtcCTTGGGAATTCCTGGATCCACAATTGCACCATGTGCAGCTGGCACAAATACAGCTGGTAATACGGCTAGCGGTGGTCAATATCAAATCACGGCAAGCGCAAGTATACTCGACAAGGATGGCAATGTGTGGAAATGTGGTCCACGCTCCACTCTTCCTGTTAGAGTACACGAAGAACCTGGAAAAAGGAAATTACCTTAG